In Bacteroides coprosuis DSM 18011, the following are encoded in one genomic region:
- a CDS encoding MaoC domain protein dehydratase (COGs: COG2030 Acyl dehydratase~InterPro IPR002539~KEGG: bfs:BF3317 hypothetical protein~PFAM: MaoC-like dehydratase~SPTR: Acyl dehydratase;~IMG reference gene:2504107473~PFAM: MaoC like domain) has product MIKVSSFEEFAKYTGQEFGVSDYMKISQEQINQFADATLDHQWIHVDVERAKKESPFNSTIAHGYLTLSILPHLWDEIMEVDNVQSMINYGIENLRFQEPVLVGDEVRLRVKLKSCRNLRGVVKTEMDASLEIKGKKKNAYDATIVFLYYFK; this is encoded by the coding sequence ATGATTAAAGTTAGCAGTTTTGAAGAATTCGCAAAATACACTGGGCAAGAGTTTGGCGTATCTGACTACATGAAAATTTCGCAAGAGCAAATTAATCAGTTTGCTGATGCCACACTTGATCATCAATGGATACATGTGGATGTTGAACGTGCAAAGAAAGAGAGTCCATTCAATAGCACAATAGCACATGGCTATTTAACTTTATCTATCTTACCTCATCTTTGGGATGAAATTATGGAGGTGGATAATGTGCAATCTATGATAAACTATGGTATTGAAAATCTTCGCTTCCAAGAACCTGTTTTGGTAGGCGATGAAGTACGCCTAAGGGTTAAACTAAAATCATGTAGAAACCTACGTGGTGTGGTGAAAACCGAGATGGATGCTTCTTTAGAAATTAAAGGAAAAAAGAAGAATGCGTATGACGCTACCATCGTTTTTCTCTATTATTTTAAATAA
- a CDS encoding hypothetical protein (KEGG: pyo:PY06018 rhoptry protein~SPTR: Putative uncharacterized protein;~IMG reference gene:2504107474) produces the protein MKNFVIKLFVGLVICLGVGGCTSQDENFIQSVATVKTESAIVKQYIEDNSYIDVNIKKISHKLAAPKGNEVLETDLLNLVKAAVYRFYSHVQKVDGIYVCSVDSAQDIHVSERVFNFLQQDLAQMNKEISSLKERGKDITHLEIQEGYLNSLLE, from the coding sequence ATGAAAAACTTCGTGATAAAATTATTTGTAGGATTAGTGATTTGTCTGGGTGTAGGAGGGTGTACTTCGCAAGACGAGAACTTTATTCAGTCTGTTGCTACAGTGAAAACAGAGTCGGCTATTGTTAAACAATACATTGAGGATAATTCTTATATTGATGTGAATATTAAAAAGATATCGCATAAGCTGGCTGCTCCAAAAGGAAATGAGGTATTGGAAACCGATTTGTTGAATTTAGTAAAAGCAGCCGTATATCGCTTTTATAGCCATGTGCAAAAGGTTGATGGTATTTATGTGTGCAGTGTAGATTCTGCTCAAGATATTCATGTTTCCGAACGTGTGTTTAACTTTCTTCAGCAAGATTTGGCTCAGATGAATAAGGAAATTTCTTCTTTGAAAGAAAGAGGGAAAGATATTACTCACTTAGAGATTCAAGAAGGCTATCTAAATTCTCTCTTGGAATAG
- a CDS encoding hypothetical protein (IMG reference gene:2504107475) produces MKFFEQRYSHKFDFITTEEDEIKLTYPCDAHKRIIR; encoded by the coding sequence ATGAAATTTTTTGAACAACGATATTCTCACAAATTTGATTTTATCACGACAGAAGAAGATGAAATCAAACTCACATACCCATGTGATGCCCATAAAAGAATTATCAGATAG
- a CDS encoding Shikimate dehydrogenase substrate binding domain protein (COGs: COG0169 Shikimate 5-dehydrogenase~InterPro IPR013708:IPR006151~KEGG: tau:Tola_2080 shikimate dehydrogenase substrate binding domain protein~PFAM: Shikimate dehydrogenase substrate binding, N-terminal; Quinate/shikimate 5-dehydrogenase/glutamyl-tRNA reductase~SPTR: Shikimate dehydrogenase substrate binding domain protein;~IMG reference gene:2504107476~PFAM: Shikimate dehydrogenase substrate binding domain~TIGRFAM: shikimate 5-dehydrogenase) — protein MKRITKNTQLCMSLAARPGNFGTLFQNYLYEKLDLDYIYKAFTTTNLGDAIRGIRALGIRGCAISMPFKEDCIPLLDALDHSANTIQSVNTIVNTDGQLKGYNTDYIAIEQLLKENKIDKNLRFALRGNGGMAKAVLAALANNGYKNGVVIVRRPEAGKALATAYGYSYLLESEDFEADLLINATPIGMAGGKEELHLSFTLGQIEKAQVVFDVVALPIETPLLKAAKQASKVTISGADVAVIQSLEQFVLYTGVRPPLGTIVEARDYTHRAISGM, from the coding sequence ATGAAACGAATTACCAAAAATACGCAGCTTTGTATGTCGCTGGCTGCACGACCCGGAAACTTCGGGACACTCTTCCAAAATTATTTGTATGAGAAACTCGATTTAGATTATATCTACAAAGCCTTTACCACTACAAATTTGGGAGATGCCATACGGGGTATCCGTGCTTTAGGTATTCGGGGTTGTGCCATCTCTATGCCTTTTAAAGAAGATTGCATCCCTTTGCTCGATGCACTCGATCATTCTGCAAATACAATTCAATCGGTGAATACGATTGTGAATACCGATGGACAGCTCAAAGGCTACAATACAGACTATATTGCTATCGAACAACTTTTGAAAGAAAATAAGATAGATAAGAATCTTCGATTTGCTTTGCGAGGCAATGGGGGTATGGCAAAAGCCGTTTTGGCTGCCTTAGCCAATAATGGCTATAAGAATGGGGTAGTAATTGTTCGTCGTCCCGAAGCAGGGAAGGCTTTGGCTACAGCCTATGGCTATTCCTATCTATTGGAGTCGGAAGATTTTGAAGCTGATCTATTGATCAATGCTACCCCCATAGGTATGGCAGGAGGTAAGGAAGAATTGCACTTATCTTTTACTTTGGGGCAAATCGAAAAAGCTCAGGTGGTTTTTGATGTAGTAGCTCTTCCCATAGAAACTCCCTTACTAAAAGCGGCAAAGCAAGCATCTAAGGTAACAATTTCGGGAGCAGATGTGGCAGTTATTCAATCCTTAGAGCAGTTTGTGTTGTACACAGGTGTACGTCCTCCTTTAGGTACAATTGTTGAGGCTAGAGATTACACCCATAGGGCTATAAGTGGAATGTAA
- a CDS encoding transcriptional regulator, LysR family (COGs: COG0583 Transcriptional regulator~InterPro IPR000847:IPR005119~KEGG: dfe:Dfer_5655 transcriptional regulator, LysR family~PFAM: LysR, substrate-binding; HTH transcriptional regulator, LysR~SPTR: Putative uncharacterized protein;~IMG reference gene:2504107477~PFAM: LysR substrate binding domain; Bacterial regulatory helix-turn-helix protein, lysR family) — protein MTLQQLHYIVAVHEYRHFGQAATACKVTQSTLSSMIQKLETEMDVVIFDRKSQPVEPTALGQKLIDQAKVILYHTSQFEEIVELERQHDQGDISLGVLTTVAPYILPALFKNISKNAPKVNLEVSELRSMQLVHKLQRAELDMAIMTTPVGMPDLIEIPLYKERFFAYVAPSHPLYSHASISPNEFEDDKMWLLKEGHCLKNQVQNIGPANSQFISAYEEGSIDTLVRIVDANGGYTLIPELHIDLLKRCQKRNIRPLNYPEQIREISLVVRNDFVKERLLNILVDQLKKIIPQTMINQRLKKFSVKI, from the coding sequence ATGACATTACAACAATTACACTATATAGTAGCTGTACATGAATACCGACATTTCGGTCAGGCGGCTACAGCGTGCAAGGTTACTCAATCCACGCTTAGCTCGATGATACAGAAGCTAGAAACAGAAATGGATGTGGTAATTTTCGATCGTAAATCTCAACCTGTAGAACCCACTGCTTTAGGTCAGAAATTGATAGATCAGGCAAAGGTTATTTTATATCATACTTCGCAATTTGAAGAAATTGTAGAGTTGGAACGTCAGCATGATCAAGGAGATATCAGTTTGGGAGTTCTTACTACGGTAGCTCCTTACATATTACCAGCACTCTTCAAAAACATTAGTAAGAATGCACCCAAGGTAAACTTAGAAGTATCCGAACTTCGTTCTATGCAGTTGGTACATAAGTTGCAACGTGCCGAACTTGATATGGCTATTATGACAACACCCGTGGGTATGCCCGATTTGATTGAGATTCCGCTCTACAAAGAACGCTTTTTTGCTTATGTAGCACCTAGTCATCCCCTATATTCTCACGCTTCTATTTCACCCAATGAATTTGAGGACGACAAAATGTGGTTGCTCAAAGAGGGGCATTGCTTAAAAAACCAGGTGCAAAATATTGGCCCAGCCAATTCTCAATTTATCTCTGCGTATGAGGAAGGAAGTATTGATACCTTAGTGCGTATTGTCGATGCCAATGGAGGTTATACTTTAATTCCCGAGCTGCATATCGACTTACTGAAGCGTTGCCAGAAGCGTAATATTCGTCCGTTAAACTATCCTGAGCAGATAAGAGAAATCTCTTTGGTGGTGCGAAATGATTTTGTGAAGGAACGATTGCTAAATATCTTAGTAGATCAACTAAAAAAGATAATTCCACAGACTATGATAAACCAAAGACTTAAAAAGTTTTCGGTGAAAATCTAA
- a CDS encoding Dinitrogenase iron-molybdenum cofactor biosynthesis protein (COGs: COG1433 conserved hypothetical protein~InterPro IPR003731~KEGG: bvu:BVU_3188 hypothetical protein~PFAM: Dinitrogenase iron-molybdenum cofactor biosynthesis~SPTR: Putative uncharacterized protein;~IMG reference gene:2504107478~PFAM: Dinitrogenase iron-molybdenum cofactor), with amino-acid sequence MIIAIPTKNGQVDNHFGHCEFYTLYTVDEGKNITETKRFDAPSGCGCKSGVATTLQEMGVKVMLAGNMGNGALNVLGNNNIKVVRGCSGDVNEVVKAYLEGNLTDSGVGCASHGEDHVCSHNH; translated from the coding sequence ATGATTATTGCTATTCCAACAAAAAACGGTCAGGTAGATAACCACTTCGGTCACTGCGAATTTTACACCCTATATACAGTAGATGAAGGCAAGAATATTACTGAAACAAAACGTTTTGATGCTCCTAGTGGCTGTGGATGTAAATCGGGCGTAGCTACTACCCTACAAGAAATGGGTGTAAAAGTTATGCTTGCTGGTAATATGGGCAACGGAGCTCTTAATGTACTAGGCAATAATAATATTAAAGTTGTACGTGGTTGTTCTGGAGATGTAAACGAAGTCGTTAAAGCATACCTAGAAGGTAATCTTACCGACTCTGGTGTGGGCTGTGCTTCTCATGGAGAAGATCATGTTTGCTCTCACAACCACTAA
- a CDS encoding hypothetical protein (KEGG: pdi:BDI_3663 hypothetical protein~SPTR: Putative uncharacterized protein;~IMG reference gene:2504107479) has translation MLDISKYIETGSINNLKVGATLIRVEEELGEIQDYEKMYFDTSDPTAGFSIYRDGIEYMFIDYKLYGINIDMVDNQFCLNPFYQLSTHTPLSVLLAFLTYKDLEWSFYSKDTYDKTLAIQLESGVKFSYQYNEDNELVLIGFYSYAKIK, from the coding sequence ATGCTGGATATAAGTAAATATATTGAAACAGGCAGTATCAATAACCTAAAAGTAGGGGCTACTTTAATAAGGGTTGAAGAAGAACTGGGTGAGATACAAGATTATGAAAAGATGTACTTTGATACATCCGATCCTACTGCTGGATTCTCCATCTATCGGGACGGGATAGAATATATGTTTATCGACTATAAACTCTATGGTATTAACATTGATATGGTAGATAATCAGTTTTGCCTGAATCCCTTTTATCAGTTGAGCACCCATACCCCCCTATCGGTACTACTCGCTTTTTTGACCTACAAGGATTTAGAATGGAGCTTTTACTCCAAAGATACGTACGATAAGACATTGGCTATCCAACTAGAGTCGGGGGTGAAGTTTTCCTATCAGTATAATGAAGACAATGAGTTGGTATTGATAGGCTTTTATAGCTATGCCAAGATCAAATAG
- a CDS encoding NUDIX hydrolase (InterPro IPR000086~KEGG: ser:SERP2053 MutT/NUDIX family protein~PFAM: NUDIX hydrolase domain~SPTR: Mutator protein mutT;~IMG reference gene:2504107480~PFAM: NUDIX domain~TIGRFAM: mutator mutT protein), whose product MNQRIEVVGAVIVKEGKVLCTQRSVTMRLPHKWEFPGGKVEAGETLKEALVREIKEELDCVIQVNEKITRTEFDYTKSKIALNTFYCSLKGDDIELLEHEAMKWVAPKELLKLTWAPADIPTVRMIMRQMND is encoded by the coding sequence ATGAATCAAAGGATAGAAGTTGTAGGAGCTGTAATTGTTAAAGAAGGAAAGGTGCTGTGTACCCAACGTAGTGTCACTATGCGCTTACCTCACAAGTGGGAGTTCCCAGGAGGAAAAGTAGAAGCGGGGGAGACCTTAAAGGAGGCTTTGGTGCGTGAAATCAAAGAGGAATTGGATTGTGTCATTCAAGTAAATGAAAAGATTACACGTACCGAGTTTGATTACACCAAAAGTAAAATAGCACTGAATACCTTCTATTGTAGTTTGAAGGGAGATGATATCGAGTTACTTGAGCATGAAGCTATGAAGTGGGTTGCCCCAAAGGAGTTGTTAAAGCTAACATGGGCTCCAGCTGATATCCCTACCGTAAGAATGATAATGAGGCAAATGAATGATTAA
- a CDS encoding hypothetical protein (COGs: COG1506 Dipeptidyl aminopeptidase/acylaminoacyl-peptidase~InterPro IPR001375~KEGG: lby:Lbys_2581 hypothetical protein~SPTR: Putative uncharacterized protein;~IMG reference gene:2504107481~PFAM: Prolyl oligopeptidase family), with amino-acid sequence MKNLTLTLFFMLGLSAPTFGQEKLDYQKPPKEILEVADYERAPIPKMDSRLTKMVLNHYNTYDTLEDLAMPELRLAGLRINPITRIESTMSYYNNLTFKDFKSREEKQIQGLPSHARIAYLTWSPDETQLAFTNTTEKGVELWVADMTTLQAKCLTKDNLNATIGRPYTWTKDGKGFIVYIRPTDSPELISNSEVLPKGPIVSISEVGKQSPNRTYQDLLQNPTDEKNFETLVNSELYYIDLEGNATLWAGKDLYTDFSFSPDGEYVLVSTFTRPYSYVVPAYRFPTKTVVLTKEGKLVKEINHKPLIESMPKGFMSTYTGKRSIYWRADEPATLYWAEAQDKGDAANQVEYRDFIYQLRAPFDGEPSFLTKTINRYAGITWGDTNTAIVYDQWFDTRNQKTYLIDPSNPEKEAEILFDYNYQDKYKNPGDFDTERNQYDRYVLRMKAGKAYLVGDGFRPDGQFPFVDEYNFKTKKTNRIFESKYTDKSLDISRVIDPVRGEYLVRLQSQTEYPNYYIYNAKKRIAPIPVTFFKNPFEKLAGVYKEVIQYKRKDGVPLSGTLYLPADYDRTAKTEKLPMFMWAYPTEYKDIASAGQVTTNPNKFIQPYKTSPIYWVLRGYAVLDDAAFPIVGEGNEEPNDTFIEQLVANAEAAIDAVDELGYIDRDKVAVGGHSYGAFMTANLLSHCNLFAAGIARSGAYNRTLTPFGFQYEQRTYWDVPEVYNTMSPFMHVDQMKTPLLLIHGANDNNTGTHTMQSERYFNALKGFGAPTRLVLLPFESHSYKAKESIFHMLWEQDEWLDKYVKNRKK; translated from the coding sequence ATGAAAAACTTAACATTAACCCTATTTTTTATGCTGGGATTATCCGCACCAACTTTTGGACAAGAGAAGTTGGATTATCAGAAACCACCCAAAGAGATTTTGGAAGTAGCTGATTACGAAAGAGCTCCTATTCCTAAAATGGATAGTAGGCTTACTAAAATGGTATTGAATCATTATAATACTTACGACACCCTAGAAGATTTGGCTATGCCAGAACTTCGATTAGCAGGGCTTCGCATCAACCCGATTACTCGTATTGAAAGTACAATGAGCTATTACAACAACCTTACTTTCAAAGATTTTAAGAGTAGAGAGGAGAAACAAATCCAAGGTCTTCCTAGCCATGCTCGTATCGCTTACCTAACATGGTCTCCCGATGAAACCCAACTAGCTTTTACAAATACAACAGAGAAAGGTGTAGAACTATGGGTGGCAGATATGACAACCTTACAAGCGAAATGCCTAACAAAGGACAACTTAAATGCTACTATTGGTCGACCTTATACATGGACTAAAGACGGCAAAGGCTTTATTGTATATATCCGTCCAACCGATAGCCCTGAGCTTATTAGTAACTCAGAGGTTCTTCCTAAAGGTCCGATAGTTTCTATTAGTGAAGTGGGAAAGCAATCGCCCAATCGTACTTATCAAGACTTATTACAGAACCCTACTGATGAGAAGAACTTTGAGACACTTGTAAATTCAGAGTTATACTACATCGACTTAGAGGGAAATGCTACTCTATGGGCAGGTAAAGACTTGTACACAGACTTCTCTTTCTCTCCCGATGGAGAATATGTTTTGGTTTCAACTTTCACTCGTCCATACTCTTATGTAGTACCCGCTTATCGTTTCCCTACAAAAACGGTAGTACTTACTAAAGAGGGTAAACTGGTAAAGGAAATTAATCATAAACCTCTTATTGAAAGTATGCCAAAAGGCTTCATGTCAACCTATACAGGAAAGAGAAGCATCTATTGGAGAGCAGACGAACCAGCTACTTTATACTGGGCTGAAGCTCAAGATAAGGGGGATGCAGCAAACCAAGTGGAGTACAGAGATTTTATCTACCAACTTAGAGCTCCATTTGATGGAGAGCCAAGCTTTCTAACGAAGACCATAAATAGATATGCGGGCATTACTTGGGGAGATACAAATACGGCTATCGTGTACGACCAATGGTTTGATACGCGTAACCAAAAGACCTATTTGATAGATCCATCCAATCCTGAGAAAGAGGCTGAAATACTCTTCGACTACAACTATCAAGATAAGTATAAAAACCCAGGAGATTTTGATACAGAAAGAAATCAGTACGACCGTTATGTGCTTCGTATGAAAGCTGGTAAAGCCTATCTAGTAGGTGATGGTTTCCGCCCCGATGGTCAGTTCCCTTTTGTAGATGAATACAACTTCAAGACTAAAAAGACAAACCGTATCTTTGAATCAAAATACACAGATAAGAGCTTAGATATCTCACGCGTTATCGACCCCGTGAGAGGAGAATATTTAGTAAGATTGCAATCTCAAACCGAATATCCGAATTACTATATCTACAATGCTAAAAAACGTATTGCACCCATACCCGTAACTTTCTTCAAAAACCCTTTTGAAAAGTTGGCTGGTGTTTACAAAGAAGTCATCCAATACAAACGTAAAGATGGTGTGCCTTTAAGTGGTACTCTTTACTTACCAGCAGATTATGACCGCACGGCTAAAACAGAAAAACTTCCGATGTTTATGTGGGCATACCCTACTGAATACAAGGATATAGCTAGTGCAGGACAAGTAACCACCAACCCCAATAAATTTATTCAGCCTTATAAAACCTCGCCTATCTATTGGGTACTTAGAGGTTATGCTGTACTTGATGATGCGGCTTTCCCTATTGTGGGCGAAGGAAATGAAGAACCCAATGATACATTCATTGAGCAACTTGTAGCCAATGCTGAAGCTGCAATTGATGCTGTAGATGAACTAGGTTACATTGATAGAGATAAGGTAGCAGTAGGTGGACACTCGTACGGTGCTTTCATGACAGCCAATCTTCTTTCTCATTGTAATTTATTTGCGGCAGGTATTGCTCGTAGTGGTGCATACAACCGTACACTAACTCCTTTTGGCTTCCAATATGAGCAACGTACTTATTGGGATGTTCCTGAGGTTTACAACACTATGTCTCCCTTTATGCACGTAGATCAGATGAAGACTCCTCTACTGCTTATTCACGGAGCCAATGACAACAATACAGGTACTCACACCATGCAGAGTGAGCGTTACTTCAATGCCTTGAAAGGTTTTGGTGCTCCTACCCGCTTGGTATTATTACCTTTTGAAAGCCATAGCTACAAAGCAAAAGAATCTATCTTCCACATGCTTTGGGAGCAAGATGAATGGCTAGATAAATACGTAAAGAATCGTAAGAAATAA
- a CDS encoding hypothetical protein (KEGG: tet:TTHERM_00283690 Leucine Rich Repeat family protein~SPTR: Putative uncharacterized protein;~IMG reference gene:2504107482), translating to MTKPYQPQISNLEDLKLFSEQIMERLKDSPYLKEKEFIKETFKKTREQTFYNIKLRLLVIDSLFSTNMSKRYFGIDDLAKAIHDTEQALIQKGSYEQLEELFKQSYGFNRELNGLKATSLLSKYIHFVRSGNFPIYDSLVKKAYWQINKEEKITPNLDDTNFYYALKSLNEISGINNFELLDMTLWYSQKITQGSFSLIYSKEDLKNKLATTSHTSLLQEIPNEERFKQSK from the coding sequence ATGACTAAACCCTATCAACCACAGATTAGTAATTTAGAAGATTTAAAATTATTCTCCGAACAGATAATGGAACGACTAAAGGACTCTCCTTATTTGAAAGAAAAAGAATTCATTAAAGAGACCTTTAAAAAGACAAGAGAACAAACCTTCTACAACATCAAACTAAGACTTCTTGTGATAGATTCTCTTTTCTCTACCAATATGAGTAAAAGATACTTTGGTATTGATGATTTAGCCAAAGCAATTCATGATACAGAACAAGCCCTCATTCAAAAAGGTAGTTATGAGCAATTGGAGGAACTTTTCAAGCAATCCTATGGTTTTAATAGAGAACTCAACGGACTGAAAGCTACATCTCTTCTATCCAAATACATTCATTTTGTTCGATCAGGAAACTTCCCCATCTATGATAGTTTAGTAAAAAAAGCCTATTGGCAGATTAATAAGGAGGAAAAGATTACCCCCAATTTAGACGATACTAATTTCTATTATGCCCTCAAGAGTCTAAACGAAATTTCGGGCATTAACAATTTCGAATTGCTAGATATGACATTGTGGTATAGTCAAAAAATAACACAAGGCAGCTTCTCCTTAATCTACTCTAAAGAGGATTTAAAAAACAAACTGGCTACAACATCCCATACCTCCCTTCTGCAAGAAATACCTAACGAGGAGAGGTTCAAACAGAGTAAGTAA